From a region of the Candidatus Omnitrophota bacterium genome:
- a CDS encoding sulfide/dihydroorotate dehydrogenase-like FAD/NAD-binding protein, producing MKIIVKESIAKDLTKFVIQSPLIAKKALPGQFVVLMVNEAGERIPLTIVDVDKEKGLITIIFQEVGYTTKLLGKLAVGDSLYSLVGPLGKPTEIKNYGKVIVVGGGVGIAELLPVVKAFKKAGCEISSILGGRTEKLVILRDQVKEFSDQLYITTDDGSLGEKGLVIDPLKRLLSESSDWGLVFCVGPVVMMKAVSDLTRGYKIETIVCLNAIMIDGTGMCGGCRVTVNNKTKFTCVDGPDFDGHKVDFNELMTRQKRFLQHEDKSMCKLNKQINNE from the coding sequence GTGAAAATTATCGTTAAAGAGTCGATTGCTAAAGATTTAACCAAGTTTGTTATCCAATCACCGCTTATTGCCAAAAAGGCATTACCCGGTCAGTTTGTTGTGTTGATGGTTAATGAGGCTGGTGAACGTATTCCTTTGACTATTGTTGATGTCGATAAAGAAAAAGGGTTGATTACAATTATTTTTCAAGAGGTAGGCTACACTACTAAGTTGCTTGGTAAACTAGCAGTTGGAGATTCACTTTATTCTTTAGTCGGACCCTTAGGCAAACCCACAGAGATTAAGAATTATGGAAAGGTTATTGTTGTCGGTGGCGGTGTAGGTATTGCTGAGCTTTTGCCGGTAGTTAAGGCTTTTAAAAAAGCTGGGTGTGAGATAAGCTCAATTTTAGGCGGCCGCACTGAAAAGTTAGTGATCTTGCGCGATCAGGTTAAGGAGTTTTCAGACCAGCTTTATATTACTACTGATGATGGCTCACTTGGTGAAAAAGGCCTGGTAATCGATCCTTTAAAGCGCTTGCTTAGTGAAAGTTCAGACTGGGGTTTGGTATTTTGTGTTGGGCCAGTTGTAATGATGAAGGCGGTTTCTGATTTAACTAGAGGATACAAGATAGAAACTATAGTTTGTCTTAATGCAATTATGATTGACGGAACTGGTATGTGCGGTGGCTGTCGAGTTACGGTTAATAATAAAACTAAGTTTACCTGTGTTGATGGCCCGGACTTTGACGGACACAAGGTAGATTTTAATGAGTTGATGACCAGGCAGAAGAGATTTTTGCAGCATGAGGATAAGTCAATGTGCAAATTAAATAAGCAAATTAACAATGAATAA
- a CDS encoding ANTAR domain-containing protein, translated as MPKTSYKAYIDTLSKISIAITSDLYLEDVLKLIVTLTANVMKAKICALWLLDDKKKELKIRATQALNSEYLKERSLKIGEGIVGLVAHDKKPITILDVSKDKSYKEKKLAKLLGLVSMLSVPMMVKRRAVGVINCYTTTEYKFTKGDIKLLSTVANQAAVAIENTELMVKTQIVQEELQARKKIERAKGILMNQQKLTEDKAYALIRKISMDKRVSMKEIAEAVILAQEIKKD; from the coding sequence ATGCCAAAAACTTCTTACAAAGCTTACATCGATACTTTAAGTAAAATTAGCATTGCTATTACTTCTGATTTATATTTGGAAGACGTATTGAAGTTGATAGTAACTTTAACTGCTAATGTAATGAAGGCCAAGATTTGTGCTTTATGGCTTTTAGATGATAAGAAAAAAGAGTTAAAAATAAGAGCTACCCAGGCTTTAAATAGCGAATATTTAAAGGAGCGGAGTTTAAAGATAGGCGAAGGTATAGTCGGTCTGGTTGCTCATGACAAAAAACCGATAACTATTTTAGATGTTTCCAAAGATAAGAGCTATAAAGAAAAAAAGCTGGCTAAATTGCTAGGGTTGGTTTCAATGCTTAGTGTGCCGATGATGGTTAAGCGAAGAGCAGTCGGAGTTATTAACTGCTATACGACTACAGAGTATAAGTTCACCAAAGGCGACATTAAGCTTCTCAGTACTGTGGCTAATCAGGCCGCAGTTGCTATTGAGAATACGGAGTTAATGGTTAAGACTCAGATAGTTCAGGAAGAGCTTCAGGCCCGTAAAAAGATCGAGCGGGCCAAAGGCATTTTGATGAATCAGCAAAAATTAACCGAAGATAAAGCCTATGCTTTAATAAGAAAGATAAGTATGGACAAGCGGGTTTCGATGAAGGAAATTGCTGAGGCAGTTATCTTAGCTCAAGAAATAAAAAAAGACTGA